Proteins encoded together in one Impatiens glandulifera chromosome 1, dImpGla2.1, whole genome shotgun sequence window:
- the LOC124920938 gene encoding peptide methionine sulfoxide reductase A5 has product MDPKKTQIPLLRLLLLLLCNLTFLLSGRVSGIRFPDPNSRFSGDISTHPLKTAFFALGSFWRSEAIFGCLDGVVRTSVGYAGGSKINPEYRNLRDHAETVQVEYDPRLISFRQLLDVFWSSHDSRQVFGQGPDVGNQYRSIIFTNGTEEFRLAAISKEREQTKSKQNIVTTQIQQIGTFYPAESEHQKFELRRHPFLFQLLGNLQEEELLMSTLAAKLSSYAAGLCPARIQRKFDSKITEINDKGWPLLRNI; this is encoded by the exons ATGGATCCAAAGAAGACCCAGATCCCTCTCCTCCGTCtgcttcttctccttctctgtAATCTCACATTTCTGTTGTCTGGAAGGGTATCCGGCATCAGATTTCCCGATCCGAATTCTCGTTTCTCCGGTGACATCTCCACCCACCCTCTGAAGACAGCGTTTTTCGCCCTTGGTAGCTTCTGGAGATCTGAAGCCATTTTTGGTTGCTTGGACGGTGTCGTTCGGACATCCGTCGGTTATGCTggcggttccaaaattaatcccGAGTATCGAAATTTGCGTGATCATGCCGAAACTGTACAG GTTGAATATGATCCTAGATTGATTAGTTTCAGGCAACTATTAGATGTATTTTGGTCAAGTCACGATTCGAGACAAGTATTCGGACAAGGTCCTGATGTTGGAAACCAGTACAG GTCCATTATATTCACAAATGGGACTGAAGAGTTTAGGTTGGCTGCAATTAGCAAAGAACGAGAACAAACCAAGTCAAAGCAAAACATTGTAACTACTCAAATTCAACAAATTGGAACATTTTATCCTGCTGAATCTGAACACCAG AAATTTGAGCTGAGAAGACACCCATTCCTGTTTCAACTGTTGGGGAATTTACAAGAGGAGGAGTTACTGATGTCCACTCTTGCAGCCAAGCTTAGTAGCTATGCAGCAGGTCTTTGTCCTGCGAGAATTCAAAGAAAGTTTGATTCTAAGATCACTGAAATCAATGATAAAGGGTGGCCTCTTTTAAGGAACATTTGA
- the LOC124921499 gene encoding uncharacterized protein LOC124921499 → MNPTAFFLNKPFTAVHHLSKLPTGRLRSASAAQLLRIKSENSTNESITNDAVVVDETDRNPETASGIRFRRGVSRKKGREQRRLKQGGGGDEERKKEKVVVKKEWESMNLTEKAIELYVGEKGLLFWLNKFAYASIFIIIGGWILFRFVGPSLNLYQLDQPPLSPSSVFKG, encoded by the coding sequence ATGAATCCAACGGCATTCTTTCTCAATAAACCTTTCACCGCCGTTCATCACCTTTCAAAACTTCCGACCGGGCGTCTCCGATCAGCATCCGCCGCCCAACTCCTCCGGATCAAAAGTGAGAATAGTACAAACGAATCCATCACGAACGATGCTGTCGTGGTCGACGAGACCGACAGGAACCCAGAGACGGCGTCGGGGATACGATTCCGGCGGGGGGTGTCGAGGAAGAAAGGGCGTGAGCAAAGGCGGCTGAAACAGGGCGGTGGCGGAGATGAGGAACGGAAGAAGGAAAAGGTGGTTGTGAAGAAAGAATGGGAATCAATGAACTTAACAGAGAAGGCAATAGAGCTTTATGTTGGGGAGAAAGGATTGCTATTTTGGTTGAATAAATTTGCTTATGCttccatttttattataattggaGGTTGGATTTTGTTCAGGTTTGTCGGTCCTTCTCTCAATTTATACCAACTTGATCAACCTCCTCTTTCTCCTTCTTCTGTCTTCAAGGGTTAA
- the LOC124924236 gene encoding uncharacterized protein LOC124924236, producing the protein METPTSTRRITRSQTKAAAAAVATVIPDHDHPIKNLSSGSSKYSRKDRSVLFDISNDSPVLGLAMGSMKKKSVRKCNHRRFKEIRTPGSGEALLRDQVKILLKKVEEDQPQLLGGGHFLGFNGGAGAGGGLTPANTPLAFFIKPCQDGSLKKDTPVQQRSIRKNLFL; encoded by the exons ATGGAAACCCCAACTTCAACTAGACGAATCACAAGATCACAAACCAaggccgccgccgccgccgtcgCTACGGTCATCCCAG ATCATGATCACCCCATTAAGAATTTGTCATCTGGGTCGTCGAAATATTCAAGAAAAGATCGATCTGTGCTTTTTGACATTTCCAATGATTCCCCTGTTCTTGGTCTTGCTATGGGAAgcatgaagaagaagagtgtTCGTAAATGTAATCATCGTCGATTCAAGGAAATAAGAACTCCGGGATCAGGGGAGGCACTTTTAAGAGATCAAGTCAAGATCCTTTTGAAAAAggttgaagaagatcaaccccaactCTTAGGAGGAGGACATTTTCTTGGTTTCAATGGcggcgccggcgccggcggTGGTCTTACTCCGGCTAATACTCCTCTAGCCTTCTTCATTAAACCTTGTCAAGATGGAAGCTTGAAGAAAGATACCCCTGTTCAACAACGGTCCATAAGAAAGAACctatttttataa
- the LOC124918645 gene encoding ferredoxin--NADP reductase, leaf isozyme, chloroplastic-like: MAAAVTAAVTLPSSSKSSLSIKTSIILPPERIGFNKVSLHYRNASLGGKAFSVRAEVTTETTTEAPKKVEKISKKMEEGVIVNKYRPKEPYTSQCLLNSKITGDDAPGETWHMVFTTEGEVPYREGQSIGVIPDGIDKNGKPHKLRLYSIASSALGDFGNSQTVSLCVKRLVYTNDQGEIVKGVCSNFLCDLKPGADVKITGPVGKEMLMPKDPNATIIMLATGTGIAPFRSFLWKMFFEKYEDYKFNGLAWLFLGVPTSSSLLYKEEFEKMKERSPENFRVDYAVSREQTNEKGEKMYIQTRMAEYAEELWQLLQKENTYVYMCGLKGMEKGIDDIMVPLAAKDGIDWIEYRKALKKSEQWNVEVY, from the exons ATGGCTGCCGCAGTAACTGCTGCTGTCACCCTCCCTTCCTCCTCTAAGTCCTCCCTCTCAATCAAAACCTCTATCATCCTCCCTCCAGAGAGAATCGGTTTCAACAAG GTTTCTTTACACTATAGAAATGCATCACTTGGGGGGAAAGCATTCTCTGTCAGAGCTGAGGTCACTACTGAGACCACCACCGAGGCTCCTAAAAAGGTTGAAAAGATTTCCAAGAAAATGGAGGAAGGTGTGATTGTGAACAAATACAGGCCAAAGGAGCCATACACCAGCCAATGTCTCCTTAATTCTAAGATTACTGGAGATGATGCTCCTGGAGAGACCTGGCACATGGTCTTCACCACTGAAG gAGAAGTTCCCTACAGAGAAGGCCAATCTATTGGTGTAATCCCAGATGGTATTGACAAGAATGGGAAGCCTCACAAACTAAGGCTGTATTCCATTGCCAGCAGTGCTCTTGGTGACTTTGGAAACTCCCAAACT GTTTCATTGTGTGTCAAAAGGCTTGTTTACACCAACGATCAAGGGGAAATAGTTAAAGGAGTTTGCTCAAATTTCTTGT GTGATTTGAAACCTGGTGCCGATGTAAAGATAACGGGTCCAGTTGGAAAAGAAATGCTTATGCCAAAAGATCCAAATGCCACCATTATAATg CTTGCAACTGGAACTGGAATTGCTCCTTTCCGTTCATTCTTGTGGAAGATGTTCTTTGAGAAGTACGAGGATTACAAG TTCAATGGATTGGCATGGCTCTTCCTGGGTGTTCCTACAAGCAGTTCACTTCTTTACAAGGAG GAATTCGAGAAAATGAAGGAGAGATCCCCAGAAAATTTCAGGGTAGACTATGCGGTGAGCAGGGAGCAAACAAATGAAAAGGGAGAGAAGATGTACATTCAAACAAGAATGGCTGAATATGCAGAGGAACTATGGCAACTGCTGCAGAAGGAGAACACCTATGTCTACATGTGTGGGCTGAAAGGAATGGAGAAGGGAATTGACGACATTATGGTCCCATTAGCTGCCAAAGATG GAATTGACTGGATCGAGTACAGGAAAGCGTTGAAGAAGAGTGAGCAATGGAATGTGGAAGTTTACTAG
- the LOC124918646 gene encoding cold shock protein 2-like — translation MEVEGIRARGTVRWFDNQKGFGFISPEDGTDDLFVHQSSIKSDGFRTLQEGQIVEFAVTIDNDRTKAVDVTGPDGSSLEEGRQDGYGGGRGGRGGYGFRNSGGGGGGYGSNGGGFRSSVRNGGGGGGGCYTCGESGHMARDCGRQGSGGGGGGGGGGGSACFNCGGSGHLARDCNRGRSSGGGGGGGGACYSCGGQGHIARDCTSGGGGGGGGGNFGRYGGGGRGGGGGGGTSCYNCGEQGHFARECPNNAS, via the coding sequence ATGGAAGTGGAGGGTATAAGAGCAAGAGGTACTGTGAGATGGTTCGACAATCAGAAAGGCTTTGGCTTTATTTCTCCTGAAGATGGCACTGATGATCTGTTTGTTCATCAGTCATCAATCAAATCAGATGGGTTCAGAACTCTTCAAGAAGGACAGATCGTTGAGTTTGCGGTAACAATTGATAACGATCGTACCAAGGCCGTTGATGTAACTGGCCCTGACGGATCTTCACTCGAGGAAGGTCGACAGGATGGATACGGTGGTGGAAGAGGCGGGAGGGGTGGTTATGGATTCCGTAACAGCGGTGGAGGGGGAGGAGGGTATGGATCTAATGGTGGTGGATTTAGGAGTAGTGTGAggaatggaggaggaggaggaggcggGTGTTATACTTGTGGGGAATCTGGTCACATGGCTAGAGATTGTGGGCGACAGGGGAGTGGTGGTGGTGGGGGTGGCGGTGGCGGAGGAGGTTCTGCTTGTTTCAATTGTGGCGGTTCTGGGCATCTTGCTAGGGATTGCAATCGCGGTCGGAGTagcggtggtggtggtggtggtggtggtgcaTGCTACAGCTGTGGAGGGCAAGGGCACATTGCGAGAGACTGTACTAGTGGTGGAGgcggaggtggaggtggaggtaaTTTCGGTAgatatggaggaggaggaagaggtggtggtggtggtggtggaacCAGCTGCTACAACTGTGGGGAACAGGGTCACTTCGCGAGGGAATGTCCAAACAATGCATCTTGA